AAGCTCGCTAGCAATGGGACTTAATCCATCAAATTTTGCACCATAAATAGGAGCTAAAAATATAAATATCAAAAGAAGCGCTATAAAGCTACTTAAAAGATAGATAGTGATCTTTGCTTTTTTGCTACTTTTTGGCTCACACTCTTTACTGCTATCAAAAAACATCATCGCAAATGCGTATAAAACGACCACAGCGCCTGTGTATACGATGATCTGCACTACGCCTAGAAATTCCGCTCCAAGTAAGAAAAATATAGCCGAGATAAAGACCATGCCAGCAGCTAGTGCAGATACTGCATTTAGTGCGTTTTTACAAAATACGCTAAAAGAAAAACTAACTAAAACCAAGGCGCTAAAAAGATAAAATGCAAAGCTCTCATACATCTTTTGCCCTTTTAAAATTTATACTACTCATCACTTTTTGTCTCATTTTCATTTTCGCCTATAAATGCATTTGGTGTCTTTTTGATTAAGCTATCAGAATTTTTAGGAAGTGCTCCGTATCCTTCAAACTCACTTTGATCTTTTAAAAATTTATCCTTTGTCAAAAATTCATCTTTTGTGCCAAATATAATCCTGCTCTCGCTTGCGACTTCGTACTCTTGTCCGCAAACTATCGCAAGCTCAGGACAAACATCAGCGCAAAATCCACAATACACGCATCTACTTAAATTTATTGAGTAGCTTGCGACCTTTTTGCGGCCATCTTCACCAAGTGAAGTCTTCATCGAAATACAGTTGCTAACGCAAATTTTCTCACATAGCCCGCACCCAATGCAACGTTCATTTTCACTTTCAACAAATTTTAAAAGCTTGTGAATACCCCTATATCTAGCATTTAGCTCCATCTTTTGCATAGGGTATTTTAAAGTATGCGACTTGCTAAAGAGCATCTGCTTTATCGTGACTTTTAGTCCGATCAAAAGATCAGGCTTAAATGTGGCAGCGATGAAGTGCTTAAATTTATCAAACGCGCTCTTTGGCTTTAACTTTTCATCTATTAAAATATATTTTTTCTCATTCATTTTTCGCCTTAGATTAGTAGCATAAAGCCAGTGATTACGATATTTAAAATTCCAAGCGGAAGCAAAATTTTCCAGCAAAATGTACTTAACTGATCAACTCTTAAATGTGCCCATGAAGCCCTTACCCAAATAAAAAAGAAAAAGACAATGCTTGATTTTAAGATGATCATCAAAGCACCTGGGATAAATAAAAATTCGTTAAATCCACCTAAAAATAAAATCGTAATGATGATGCTAGCGGCGATCATATTTGTGTACTCGCCGATGAAAAACATCGCCCATCTCATGCCGCTATACTCGGTGCCATAGCCTGCTACTATCTCTGTTTCGTTTTCTGTTAAGCAAAATGGCGTTCTGTTGCACTCCACGAAGCTTGCTATTAAAAAGAGTAAAAAGGCAAGGGGCTGCTTGAATATAAGCCAGCCAAAAATTCCTTTTTGATAGTTGTTTATATCCACAAGTGAGAGTGAGCTAGTTACCATTACGACGCTTAAAAGAGCCATGCCAGCGACTATTTCGAAACTAAGAAGTGAGACTACTGCGCGAGCTGCACTAATTAATGCAAATTTATTATAGCTTGCAAGACCTGCTGCAAGTGGAGAAAAGACGCAAACTGAAGCAACACCAGCGATGTATAAAATACCAACATTTATATCTGAGAGAATCGGACGTAATGTATGTCCAAAAATTTCAAACTCAGGCAAAAACGGCACAGGTGCAAGCGCTGCAAAGGCGGCAATGGCTGATATTAGTGGAGCTATTAAAAAGATAAATTTATTCGTATTTGCTGGTACGATGTCCTCTTTTGTAAAGAGTTTTATCATGTCAGCTACTATCTGTAAAATTCCAGCAGGTCCCACCATATCAGGTCCTACGCGGCGCTGCATGTAGGCTAGTACCTTTCTCTCAGCATAAGTTGCTAGTCCTGCAAGGCTTGCCATGACGGCTAAGATGACCACGGCTTTAACGATAGTGCTTAGCACAAAAAATAGTGTTTCACTCATCTTTTGCCTTTATGATTTTAACTGGGGCGTAGCTTTTGCCATTAAATATAACCCCTACATCAAGCTTATCGTCATAATCGCCTAAATACGCAGCGACTCCGCCAAGCTCGCTATCAAGCTCCACGCAAATGGCAAGCTTATGCTCATCTTTTTCTAAAATAATTGCTTCATTTTGTGAAATTTCAAATTTAGCCATAAATTCGCTACTTGCATAAAGCTTCGCTCTTTTAGCTGTTTGCGTGGCATAGTTTGCAAAAAATGATGGCAAATTTATAGGATTTGCAA
This genomic interval from Campylobacter concisus contains the following:
- a CDS encoding NADH-quinone oxidoreductase subunit J: MYESFAFYLFSALVLVSFSFSVFCKNALNAVSALAAGMVFISAIFFLLGAEFLGVVQIIVYTGAVVVLYAFAMMFFDSSKECEPKSSKKAKITIYLLSSFIALLLIFIFLAPIYGAKFDGLSPIASELGNIEAIGILLFSKYLIAFEMCAVMLLVAMVAGIILIHKDLNTQNTLEEML
- the nuoI gene encoding NADH-quinone oxidoreductase subunit NuoI, translated to MNEKKYILIDEKLKPKSAFDKFKHFIAATFKPDLLIGLKVTIKQMLFSKSHTLKYPMQKMELNARYRGIHKLLKFVESENERCIGCGLCEKICVSNCISMKTSLGEDGRKKVASYSINLSRCVYCGFCADVCPELAIVCGQEYEVASESRIIFGTKDEFLTKDKFLKDQSEFEGYGALPKNSDSLIKKTPNAFIGENENETKSDE
- the nuoH gene encoding NADH-quinone oxidoreductase subunit NuoH — translated: MSETLFFVLSTIVKAVVILAVMASLAGLATYAERKVLAYMQRRVGPDMVGPAGILQIVADMIKLFTKEDIVPANTNKFIFLIAPLISAIAAFAALAPVPFLPEFEIFGHTLRPILSDINVGILYIAGVASVCVFSPLAAGLASYNKFALISAARAVVSLLSFEIVAGMALLSVVMVTSSLSLVDINNYQKGIFGWLIFKQPLAFLLFLIASFVECNRTPFCLTENETEIVAGYGTEYSGMRWAMFFIGEYTNMIAASIIITILFLGGFNEFLFIPGALMIILKSSIVFFFFIWVRASWAHLRVDQLSTFCWKILLPLGILNIVITGFMLLI